A part of Candidatus Babeliaceae bacterium genomic DNA contains:
- the pilO gene encoding type 4a pilus biogenesis protein PilO: MFFIPRGNKLYCIIARWPSYARYAIVSLFFIIIVLAWWLIAYVPLRENCKMYKNEIALLSGAKKITDIMQQCTAISHEIDSLAQSIEITARKKKFLSHHDIAREIIIMLTTSGIMIESIEVGNLIKKEFYSLAPITLSIRGSFYVLMHFITSVSELGPMASCSYCKMTTIENNNLACTCVIQSCLITINESTL; the protein is encoded by the coding sequence GTGTTTTTCATTCCAAGAGGCAATAAGCTGTATTGTATTATAGCGCGCTGGCCATCATACGCACGATACGCCATTGTAAGCTTGTTTTTCATTATCATCGTACTTGCATGGTGGCTGATTGCCTACGTGCCGTTGCGTGAAAATTGTAAGATGTATAAGAACGAAATCGCTCTCTTGTCTGGCGCAAAAAAAATTACCGATATTATGCAGCAATGTACGGCTATTTCCCACGAGATTGATAGTCTTGCCCAATCAATAGAAATAACCGCACGCAAAAAAAAGTTTTTGTCCCATCATGATATCGCACGAGAAATTATTATCATGCTCACTACAAGTGGAATCATGATAGAATCTATCGAAGTGGGCAACTTGATCAAAAAAGAATTTTATTCGCTCGCTCCGATTACATTGAGCATACGTGGAAGTTTTTATGTATTGATGCATTTTATAACATCAGTGTCAGAACTGGGGCCTATGGCATCATGCAGTTACTGCAAAATGACTACTATAGAAAACAACAACCTTGCCTGCACATGCGTTATTCAATCTTGTTTAATCACGATTAATGAAAGTACGCTATGA
- a CDS encoding heavy-metal-associated domain-containing protein has product MLTLMITVTGCGKLHKKKQLPRTEITHSLTISVEGVECERCAQDVTLALKKVPDVTHVEFIVKNGNYEQGHFAITHVHKDQNLEKNIQAAVKKEGFAILKK; this is encoded by the coding sequence ATGTTAACATTAATGATTACGGTCACTGGCTGCGGCAAATTGCACAAAAAAAAACAATTACCCCGTACAGAGATCACTCACAGCCTTACGATATCTGTTGAAGGAGTTGAATGCGAACGGTGTGCACAAGACGTCACACTCGCTCTCAAAAAAGTTCCTGATGTAACCCATGTAGAATTTATTGTTAAAAATGGTAACTATGAACAGGGGCACTTTGCAATTACGCATGTACACAAAGACCAAAATCTTGAAAAAAATATACAAGCGGCTGTAAAAAAAGAAGGCTTTGCTATACTAAAAAAATAG
- a CDS encoding ankyrin repeat domain-containing protein: MNKKTIFILLIIIFWAHPIPVSFERLILVDAKGKLQKTVDLIGDAHLAVRESVRRPSRGKKELLLTHNVEGTEVIEQKLFTTAERTLLIALRTLHKRSEKIDILWEALPRDLVIQLKINVPFLFYSGFIAEKKFGMNNKGGLKFINADSYRRTFGPNGIYVDMIPTFITQPGKIDPDILQKYTFSMVDFKNCLEKVIEAFSQKSAQIQKKSPEIYAHIEPYWTNLKNIWQKEIIEEMIDPALIKNKDINIPEFLASLTFEQIDIFFSNVLHQIINTEILFQIIGSDTEHVIAYTGAAHSIVVRNILLQHFGYQTEIAINVVDPTMKYLFPLSHRAWQFLLESPQASFQKYKHRKRPLLFNETEREQQFYTIIEKMNDVSLEQEAAQSAFIKEQLEPFFKKSDKSYINFLETHTADTFETLLFSAVKNNLPNIVEYLIRKGARVNTANIYGGTPVHYASATLPSPRIFTFLLKNGGDITIQDNAGRTPIDIVNEEWKAQLDKLLKTKTEKSSRTLVHSLQQLENNLTMLYNYLI, translated from the coding sequence ATGAACAAAAAAACAATCTTTATTCTGTTAATTATAATTTTTTGGGCGCACCCTATACCTGTTTCATTTGAGCGGCTCATATTAGTTGATGCCAAAGGGAAACTTCAAAAAACCGTTGATCTTATAGGAGACGCCCATCTTGCAGTACGCGAGTCAGTTAGGCGACCATCCCGAGGCAAAAAAGAATTATTATTAACCCATAATGTAGAGGGTACAGAGGTTATTGAACAAAAACTTTTTACCACTGCAGAAAGAACTCTTCTTATCGCATTACGTACATTACATAAACGTTCTGAAAAAATTGATATATTATGGGAAGCTTTACCAAGAGACTTAGTTATACAATTGAAAATTAATGTACCATTTCTTTTTTATTCTGGATTTATTGCTGAAAAAAAATTTGGCATGAATAATAAAGGCGGCTTAAAATTTATTAATGCCGATAGTTATAGAAGAACATTTGGACCAAATGGTATCTATGTAGATATGATACCAACATTTATAACTCAACCTGGAAAAATCGATCCAGACATTTTGCAAAAATATACTTTTAGCATGGTTGATTTTAAAAATTGTTTAGAAAAAGTAATCGAAGCTTTTTCACAGAAATCAGCTCAGATTCAAAAAAAATCTCCCGAAATATATGCACATATTGAACCATACTGGACCAATTTAAAAAACATATGGCAAAAAGAAATCATCGAAGAAATGATAGACCCTGCGTTGATAAAAAATAAAGATATAAACATTCCTGAATTTTTAGCCAGCCTAACATTTGAACAAATAGATATATTTTTTTCAAATGTGCTTCATCAAATCATAAACACCGAAATATTGTTTCAAATTATCGGCTCTGACACAGAGCATGTTATCGCGTACACGGGAGCTGCCCATAGTATAGTTGTAAGAAATATCTTATTGCAGCATTTTGGCTATCAAACTGAAATCGCTATTAATGTCGTCGATCCTACCATGAAATACTTGTTTCCACTTTCTCATCGAGCGTGGCAATTTTTACTTGAATCCCCGCAAGCATCATTTCAAAAATATAAACACCGAAAAAGGCCATTATTATTTAATGAAACAGAACGCGAACAGCAATTTTATACTATTATTGAAAAAATGAATGACGTAAGCCTAGAGCAAGAAGCAGCGCAAAGTGCTTTTATTAAAGAGCAGCTTGAACCATTTTTTAAAAAATCTGATAAAAGCTACATCAATTTTTTAGAAACACATACGGCTGATACGTTTGAAACATTATTATTTAGTGCCGTAAAAAATAACTTGCCAAACATTGTTGAATATTTAATACGCAAAGGGGCGCGAGTTAATACTGCCAATATATATGGCGGAACTCCCGTACACTATGCAAGTGCCACGTTGCCATCGCCAAGAATATTTACATTTTTGCTCAAGAATGGCGGAGATATTACGATACAAGATAACGCAGGCAGAACACCCATCGATATTGTAAATGAAGAATGGAAAGCTCAATTGGACAAACTATTAAAAACAAAAACTGAAAAAAGTTCCCGCACACTCGTACACTCTTTGCAACAATTAGAAAATAATTTAACCATGTTATACAACTATCTTATATAG
- a CDS encoding ankyrin repeat domain-containing protein, giving the protein MHKKIIFILLIISCWVHPIPISFQRLMLLDAHGKLQKTIDLIGDSHLAMHERVKRPSRGKKELLIDIEQNLFTTAERTLLIALRTLQKRPEKIDVLWEAIPHNLVSGLTPSQIPFLFYAGSTLEQEFNTTGNAQFINADRYRRSLGPNGIYAEIIMQAIQKTQAVDPQTGKVATFKIIDFKNDLEKIIAHFSDELTHIHQQPELFQTHIKDVWQKYIIEAMLDPLLQHNKDATIHELLAPLSQEAQQILFNNMAFFITDMEMLIKIIRSDKAHIILYAGEKHTNSVSNVLLNNYYYKPEITIKPIIQPHMTYIFPLAHKTWNFLLESPEVSFKKYKAHQRKQLIFDETELEPELYTILTRMNEPEKKDAFIKEQLKLFSKKSHKGYIDFLKAHRADTFETLLSVAIKNNLPKSVEYLVRQGARVNSIDIFGKTPVHYACMLPSPKICMSLLNKGAHLNIYDNDGRTPINYVNPMWKNQKKFTGTIN; this is encoded by the coding sequence ATGCACAAAAAAATAATCTTTATTTTGTTAATTATCAGTTGTTGGGTACATCCTATACCTATCTCATTTCAACGGCTTATGTTGCTTGATGCACATGGAAAACTACAAAAAACGATTGATCTTATTGGGGACTCACATCTTGCTATGCATGAGCGCGTTAAACGACCATCCAGAGGCAAAAAAGAATTATTAATTGATATTGAGCAAAACCTTTTTACTACTGCAGAAAGAACCCTTCTTATTGCATTACGCACGTTACAGAAACGCCCTGAAAAAATTGATGTATTATGGGAAGCTATTCCACACAATTTGGTTTCAGGCCTAACACCTAGCCAAATACCATTTCTTTTTTATGCTGGATCTACACTTGAACAAGAATTTAATACTACAGGCAATGCACAATTTATTAACGCTGATCGCTATAGAAGATCGCTGGGTCCAAACGGCATCTATGCAGAAATAATCATGCAAGCGATACAAAAAACGCAAGCAGTTGATCCGCAAACAGGTAAAGTTGCAACTTTTAAAATAATAGATTTTAAAAATGATTTAGAAAAAATAATTGCACATTTTTCAGATGAGCTAACTCATATACACCAACAACCTGAATTATTCCAAACCCATATAAAAGATGTATGGCAAAAATATATTATTGAAGCAATGCTCGATCCGCTGTTACAGCACAATAAAGATGCAACTATCCATGAATTATTAGCGCCTTTATCACAAGAGGCCCAGCAAATACTTTTTAACAATATGGCATTTTTTATTACAGATATGGAAATGCTCATTAAAATTATAAGATCTGACAAAGCGCACATTATTTTATATGCAGGAGAGAAACATACCAATTCTGTCAGTAACGTATTATTAAATAATTATTATTATAAGCCAGAAATTACCATTAAGCCCATAATACAGCCTCATATGACATATATTTTCCCCCTTGCTCACAAAACATGGAATTTTTTACTCGAGTCTCCGGAAGTATCATTTAAAAAATATAAAGCACATCAGCGCAAGCAATTAATATTTGATGAAACAGAGCTCGAGCCTGAATTGTATACCATTCTTACCAGAATGAATGAACCAGAAAAGAAAGACGCTTTTATTAAAGAACAACTTAAACTTTTTTCTAAAAAATCTCATAAAGGTTATATTGATTTTTTAAAAGCTCATAGAGCAGATACGTTTGAAACACTGTTATCTGTTGCAATAAAGAACAATTTGCCAAAATCTGTTGAATATTTGGTACGTCAAGGGGCGCGCGTTAACAGTATTGATATTTTTGGAAAAACTCCCGTGCACTATGCGTGCATGCTACCCTCTCCAAAAATATGCATGTCATTACTGAACAAAGGCGCACATCTTAATATATACGATAATGACGGCAGAACGCCGATTAATTATGTAAATCCAATGTGGAAAAATCAAAAAAAATTTACGGGCACTATAAATTAG
- a CDS encoding ATP-binding cassette domain-containing protein, translated as MLSINNLSKTFNNKKILDNISLSVAEGEVALLLGASGVGKSTLLRILNALEPADSGVITYNNSVIHPENNTYSHIFGMVFQQFNLFDHMTVLDNITFPLEKGLGVPHEQAILEARLLLREYNLSEQEHVPAVRLSGGQKQRLAIARALSVRPRVICMDEPTSALDPLLTNYVADSIQRLADQRYTVLVASHDTHLIARLACTIYLMDGGKIVQTAFSDDFKKSPENYPLIYKFVSGH; from the coding sequence ATGCTCAGTATTAATAATCTTTCAAAAACATTTAATAATAAAAAAATTTTGGACAATATTTCTTTGTCGGTTGCAGAGGGTGAAGTTGCGCTCTTGCTCGGGGCTTCAGGTGTTGGCAAATCGACACTGTTACGCATTCTCAATGCTCTAGAGCCTGCTGACTCTGGAGTAATTACGTATAATAATTCTGTTATTCATCCAGAAAATAATACATACTCGCATATCTTCGGTATGGTTTTTCAGCAGTTTAATTTGTTTGATCATATGACGGTTCTCGATAATATTACGTTCCCCCTAGAAAAGGGGTTGGGGGTCCCACATGAGCAGGCGATATTAGAAGCTCGTTTACTATTGCGAGAATATAATCTTAGTGAGCAAGAACATGTTCCCGCTGTTCGTTTGTCCGGTGGTCAAAAGCAACGCTTAGCAATTGCACGTGCATTGTCTGTGCGTCCGCGAGTTATTTGCATGGATGAGCCTACATCAGCGCTGGACCCATTGTTGACCAATTACGTCGCAGATTCTATTCAAAGATTAGCTGATCAAAGGTACACGGTGTTGGTGGCATCACATGACACGCATCTTATTGCGCGCCTTGCTTGTACTATTTATTTAATGGATGGTGGTAAAATTGTTCAAACCGCTTTTTCTGATGATTTTAAAAAATCTCCAGAAAACTATCCGCTCATTTACAAATTTGTTAGCGGGCACTAA
- a CDS encoding amino acid ABC transporter permease encodes MINMTIIIAALPSLLHGAAVSLCIASAALGIGFFVGVLLGIAQTSNSTLLKNFVMVYVTLIRGTPMLIHIVFLYYILSITGLSLSALSAAIIAIGLNSSAYVSQIIRSGINSVSRGQIEAAKTLGIKRIDLIRYIIMPQALRVVLPSLGNEAVTLIKDSSLASIIGVTELYQEGKIVISHTYDALSVYCALAVIYLIMTTTLSSLVNYYEKRLNNAQY; translated from the coding sequence ATGATTAATATGACGATTATTATTGCAGCGTTACCAAGTCTCCTGCATGGCGCGGCAGTCAGTTTATGTATTGCAAGTGCGGCTCTGGGTATCGGTTTTTTTGTGGGAGTGTTATTGGGTATCGCACAAACAAGCAACAGTACGCTATTAAAGAATTTTGTCATGGTGTATGTGACGCTTATACGCGGTACGCCTATGCTTATTCACATTGTTTTTTTATATTATATTTTATCAATCACAGGATTATCTTTATCAGCGCTGTCAGCAGCAATTATAGCAATAGGTCTTAATAGTAGTGCATACGTGAGTCAAATTATTCGTTCTGGAATTAATTCGGTAAGTAGAGGGCAAATAGAAGCGGCAAAAACACTAGGCATAAAAAGAATAGATCTTATCAGATACATTATTATGCCGCAGGCGCTACGCGTTGTTTTGCCTTCATTAGGCAACGAAGCGGTGACGCTTATTAAAGATTCAAGTTTGGCATCTATTATTGGGGTTACAGAGTTATATCAAGAGGGCAAAATTGTTATTAGTCATACATATGATGCCTTATCTGTTTATTGCGCGCTAGCGGTTATATATCTTATCATGACAACCACGCTTTCTAGTTTGGTTAATTATTACGAAAAGCGATTAAACAATGCTCAGTATTAA
- a CDS encoding transporter substrate-binding domain-containing protein, with protein MKKKIIILFFIVTSFVILFWFNYITQRTLPEIPSPIIVGTSADFKPFSFKENDKIVGLDIDIVNEVCRRLGQPLILKDMPFELLIPQLQLGTIHMVAAGLTATPARAERVLFAPPHLTGDQLVVVSLASNAPVTSLKDLEGKEVIVNQGYTADVYMSQFPGIKIRRLGTVSDAFLALSHGRGYAYVIASQAVKPFFEKNNITDYNVFILEEAAETVSLALCKEYPMLAQKVASIITDMVEDGTIQHYKEAWLSHD; from the coding sequence ATGAAAAAAAAAATTATCATACTTTTTTTTATCGTTACTAGCTTTGTAATCCTTTTTTGGTTCAATTATATCACTCAGCGCACATTGCCAGAAATCCCGTCTCCCATTATTGTTGGAACATCGGCTGATTTTAAGCCATTTTCATTTAAAGAAAACGATAAAATTGTTGGTCTTGATATAGACATCGTTAATGAAGTGTGTCGACGCCTTGGTCAGCCGCTTATTTTAAAAGATATGCCGTTTGAACTTCTTATTCCTCAATTACAATTGGGCACTATTCATATGGTTGCCGCAGGTTTGACAGCAACGCCTGCTCGAGCTGAACGGGTGCTCTTTGCGCCACCCCATTTGACGGGCGATCAGTTGGTCGTTGTATCACTTGCATCGAATGCCCCTGTTACATCATTGAAAGATTTGGAAGGTAAAGAGGTTATTGTTAATCAGGGATATACCGCCGATGTATATATGTCACAATTTCCTGGGATCAAGATAAGGCGCTTAGGTACTGTTTCTGATGCCTTTTTGGCATTGAGTCATGGTAGGGGTTATGCATACGTGATAGCATCGCAAGCTGTTAAACCATTTTTTGAAAAAAATAATATTACTGATTACAATGTTTTTATCTTGGAAGAAGCTGCTGAAACAGTATCTCTTGCTCTCTGTAAAGAATATCCGATGCTGGCTCAAAAAGTAGCTTCAATCATCACTGATATGGTAGAAGACGGTACAATTCAACATTATAAAGAAGCATGGCTATCGCATGATTAA
- a CDS encoding tetratricopeptide repeat protein, with the protein MTTTLTTPYMYYNAAPGLTAEADVLFKKGQEHFDKQEIKEALECYKKALETSPDSSHILCNLGALLAAQGSFNEAIKVLKRALEVDEKSAAAAYNLGTLFVSNGLVQPAQEFLEKAYAIDPLSAPISNNLGILYLHMHDFEKAQNYFEETIKKHADFDYAYHNLGTLAYDQDKLDEAIAWFNKALEISKHNYATYNDLGCAYFLMEDTEKALDMIKKAIELNPHYRMPYYNLGFIVFNKNLLTHTH; encoded by the coding sequence ATGACCACAACCCTGACAACGCCTTATATGTATTATAATGCGGCGCCGGGTTTAACAGCAGAAGCTGATGTTTTGTTTAAAAAAGGGCAGGAGCATTTTGATAAACAAGAAATTAAGGAAGCGCTGGAATGCTATAAAAAAGCACTAGAAACGAGCCCGGACTCTTCACATATTTTATGTAACTTGGGGGCCTTGTTGGCAGCTCAGGGGTCATTTAATGAAGCCATAAAGGTTTTAAAAAGAGCTCTTGAAGTTGACGAAAAAAGCGCTGCCGCGGCATACAACCTGGGTACGCTTTTTGTATCAAACGGGCTTGTTCAGCCGGCGCAAGAATTTTTGGAAAAAGCTTATGCTATTGATCCATTGAGTGCTCCGATTAGTAATAATTTGGGTATCTTATATTTGCATATGCATGATTTTGAAAAAGCGCAAAATTATTTTGAAGAAACAATCAAAAAACATGCAGATTTTGATTATGCTTATCATAATTTGGGGACGCTGGCATATGACCAAGATAAGCTTGATGAGGCTATTGCATGGTTTAATAAAGCGCTAGAAATAAGCAAACATAATTATGCTACGTATAATGATCTTGGGTGCGCATATTTTTTGATGGAAGATACGGAAAAAGCGCTTGATATGATAAAAAAGGCTATAGAGCTTAATCCGCACTATAGAATGCCGTATTATAATCTGGGCTTTATCGTATTTAACAAAAATTTGCTGACGCATACGCATTAA
- a CDS encoding ATP-binding protein, whose amino-acid sequence MNKNNNNHKAIIGMITSGSLVEGFVMRMSSHVSLEEIKAGKFVCIMGTQHRFFSLITDLTLEVSHPDILLFPPTDQETLLQDIVKNTGMYVTARLKPLLMLTYDNKPMPVKTIPSHFAPVSQALEADIASIFGDEREPTKKYFNIGNPLDMQAAVCIDLEKLTERSNGIFGKTGTGKTFLTRLVLAGLIKQEKAVNLIFDMHGEYGLQARKEGHANQFVKGLKTLFDDKVAIFSLDPASTRRRGGSPDVEMLLDYGSIHVEDILSLQEELNLHPTACEAAYLVAAYYKKDWLMALLQSGDTLKEFAARVGAHPESIAALYRKLKHIERLPFFVKDLPRQENVIDRMIEYIDNGISIIIEFGNYTSTFCYLLLANIITRRIHALYIQKTEKFLGSRALYDEPKKLMITIEEAHKFLNPQTARQTIFGTIAREMRKYYVSLLVIDQRPSGIDPEIMSQIGTKIIAQLHDEKDIQAVLNGVSNAHHLRSILASLESKKQAMLIGHAVMMPIVIETRNYDEQFYRAMQGVVHKNINEIIQEIF is encoded by the coding sequence ATGAATAAGAATAATAATAATCACAAGGCCATTATTGGCATGATTACATCAGGATCTTTGGTTGAAGGTTTTGTCATGCGCATGAGCTCGCATGTATCATTAGAAGAAATTAAAGCTGGTAAATTTGTATGCATTATGGGGACGCAGCATAGGTTTTTTTCATTAATCACTGATTTAACGTTAGAAGTTTCTCATCCAGATATTTTATTATTTCCGCCAACAGACCAAGAAACTTTATTGCAGGATATTGTTAAAAATACTGGCATGTATGTTACAGCGCGGCTTAAACCTTTATTGATGCTGACGTATGATAATAAGCCTATGCCTGTTAAAACTATTCCGAGCCATTTTGCTCCGGTAAGTCAGGCGCTTGAAGCAGATATTGCATCAATCTTTGGCGATGAGCGGGAGCCTACAAAAAAGTATTTTAATATCGGGAATCCTTTGGATATGCAGGCTGCGGTTTGCATAGATTTAGAAAAATTAACAGAACGTAGTAATGGCATTTTTGGAAAAACAGGAACGGGTAAAACTTTTTTAACAAGACTTGTACTTGCTGGATTAATAAAACAAGAAAAAGCCGTTAACTTAATTTTTGATATGCACGGTGAATATGGTTTGCAAGCTAGAAAAGAAGGCCATGCTAATCAGTTTGTTAAGGGGCTTAAGACCCTGTTTGATGATAAAGTGGCTATTTTTTCTCTTGATCCTGCATCAACGCGGCGCCGTGGTGGTTCGCCGGATGTTGAGATGTTATTAGATTACGGATCTATTCATGTAGAAGATATTCTCTCTTTGCAAGAAGAGCTTAATCTACATCCAACTGCCTGTGAAGCGGCATATCTTGTAGCAGCTTATTATAAAAAAGATTGGTTAATGGCTCTTTTACAGAGCGGTGATACGCTCAAAGAGTTTGCAGCGCGTGTTGGTGCGCATCCAGAGTCCATTGCTGCTTTGTATCGTAAGTTGAAACATATAGAAAGGTTGCCTTTTTTTGTAAAAGATTTGCCGCGCCAAGAAAATGTTATTGATCGCATGATAGAATATATTGATAACGGGATATCAATTATTATTGAGTTTGGTAATTACACATCAACATTTTGTTACTTATTGCTTGCCAACATTATTACGCGCCGTATTCATGCGCTGTATATTCAAAAAACGGAAAAGTTTTTGGGCAGTCGTGCATTATATGATGAGCCAAAAAAATTAATGATCACTATAGAAGAGGCCCATAAGTTTTTAAATCCACAAACAGCACGCCAAACTATTTTTGGCACTATTGCACGCGAAATGAGAAAATATTACGTTTCGCTTTTGGTGATTGATCAGCGTCCTTCTGGTATAGACCCAGAAATCATGTCTCAAATTGGTACAAAAATTATTGCACAATTACATGATGAAAAAGATATACAGGCTGTTCTTAATGGCGTCAGCAACGCTCATCACTTGCGATCAATTCTCGCTTCTTTAGAAAGCAAAAAACAGGCCATGCTGATTGGACACGCGGTTATGATGCCCATCGTGATAGAAACAAGAAATTATGATGAACAGTTTTATCGCGCTATGCAAGGCGTTGTTCATAAAAATATCAATGAAATAATCCAAGAAATCTTTTAA